The following coding sequences lie in one Saccharomyces mikatae IFO 1815 strain IFO1815 genome assembly, chromosome: 10 genomic window:
- the MDV1 gene encoding Mdv1p (similar to Saccharomyces cerevisiae MDV1 (YJL112W) and CAF4 (YKR036C); ancestral locus Anc_1.247), giving the protein MSVNDQITHIGKTLSTTASAFLNYQKSSNSNTQDVLTNNRPYKNLLSNTVNNVSSNPYIYKRNEHTHLINNGSKTFEDIYSRTRRGDVFKNKFTDNKTCFRMVTYISDDLLNEIPTRESVKVYEDTKLLTEGGEDEKFRKNAFKTEPSLFQGFKTYLPMAELAIENTERLDNDTNGMNNVKKVLPRTTEREDMVKELPNFQDSFLIPPGVETKRISSSYSPSALKRFSQTLVNSLEFLNIQENSTLSEVKGIDFDIEHLRQKKETLLGKISNIKQNQLLLEDNLKQIDDRLDFLEEYGLEEVGAGSEENVVVSNKSEETTSKNGSNKNEGDITKTISSETSNTLPRRRQQFRDDNSSIKLGAFYNKSKKRHRKSFPTFQQLHEPGTKMGSINSTHDDFITCLDFDAPFGTLCTAGYLDHTVKIWDLSKQTQIGELAGHLATINCMQIDCDYETLVTGGRDAALKLWNLNLAQQLYQETQNPTSFTSHIDSPCVYTFEAHTDEVTALSLDPSFLVSGSQDRTIRQWDLRSGKCMQTIDLSFANVLTAATNVDLSKSTLLTQRSERPSIGALQSFDAALATGTKDGIVRLWDLRSGKVIRTLKGHTDAITSLKFGSECLVTGSYDRTVRVWDLRTGLLSKFHAYSEPILSLDLCQENAAVIVANETAVQIYDSNKDESWSCVEQGNEVNVTAIKYKENYMVEGRESGDVHIWAV; this is encoded by the coding sequence ATGTCAGTGAACGATCAGATAACTCATATAGGGAAAACATTGTCCACAACGGCTTCCGCCTTCCTAAACTACCAGAAATCAAGCAACAGCAACACTCAAGATGTACTAACCAATAATAGACCTTATAAGAATTTATTGTCCAATACCGTTAATAACGTAAGTTCAAATCCATACATTTATAAGAGGAACGAACACACGCACCTTATAAACAATGGATCTAAAACTTTTGAGGATATCTATTCTAGGACAAGAAGGGGTGATGTgttcaaaaacaaattcACAGACAATAAAACGTGCTTCAGAATGGTCACATACATAAGCGATGACTTGTTAAATGAGATTCCAACTAGGGAAAGTGTAAAGGTTTATGAAGATACCAAACTTTTAACGGAAGGGGGcgaagatgaaaaatttaggAAGAATGCATTCAAAACAGAACCTTCCTTATTTCAAGGCTTCAAAACCTACCTACCCATGGCCGAACTTGCTATCGAGAATACTGAAAGATTAGACAATGACACGAATGGTATGAACAATGTAAAAAAAGTCTTACCCAGAACAACTGAACGAGAAGATATGGTCAAGGAGCTACCCAATTTCCAAGATTCATTCCTCATACCTCCTGGAGTGGAaacgaaaagaataagCTCCTCTTATTCCCCTAGTGCGCTGAAAAGATTTTCTCAAACGCTTGTAAATAGTTTAGAGTTTTTAAATATTCAGGAAAATTCTACGTTATCTGAGGTAAAAGGCATCGACTTTGACATTGAGCATCTCaggcaaaaaaaagaaacactGCTGGgtaaaatttcaaatataAAGCAAAATCAATTACTTTTGGAAGACAATCTCAAACAGATCGACGATAGGTTGGATTTCTTAGAAGAATACGGACTAGAGGAGGTCGGGGCTGGTAGCGAGGAAAATGTAGTGGTTAGTAACAAAAGTGAGGAAACTACTTCCAAGAATGGttccaacaaaaatgaGGGTGACATCACAAAAACTATATCTTCAGAAACTTCTAATACACTCCCAAGGAGAAGACAACAATTTCGAGACGATAACTCATCGATTAAACTAGGTGCCTTCTATAacaaatccaaaaaaagacaCAGAAAAAGCTTTCCAACGTTTCAACAACTTCACGAACCAGGAACAAAAATGGGCTCAATAAATTCCACTCACGATGATTTTATTACTTGTTTGGATTTTGATGCACCCTTTGGCACCTTATGTACAGCCGGATATCTCGATCATACAGTGAAGATTTGGGATTTATCGAAACAAACGCAAATCGGAGAATTAGCAGGGCATCTTGCTACGATTAATTGTATGCAGATTGATTGCGATTATGAAACTCTTGTTACCGGTGGTAGAGACGCAGCATTGAAATTGTGGAATTTGAACTTAGCTCAACAGCTTTACCAAGAAACACAAAATCCCACCTCTTTCACAAGTCATATCGACTCTCCGTGTGTTTATACATTTGAGGCTCATACCGATGAGGTTACCGCATTGTCATTGGATCCTAGTTTCTTAGTAAGTGGTTCGCAGGATAGGACAATTAGACAATGGGATTTACGTTCTGGAAAATGTATGCAAACCATCGACTTGAGTTTTGCTAATGTCTTAACAGCAGCCACTAATGTCGATTTATCAAAGAGTACACTTCTTACTCAAAGAAGTGAGAGACCTAGTATAGGTGCACTGCAAAGTTTTGATGCAGCCTTAGCAACAGGTACAAAAGATGGTATTGTTAGGCTATGGGATTTAAGATCTGGTAAAGTGATCCGTACTTTGAAAGGACATACGGACGCCATAACGTCACTGAAATTTGGTTCCGAGTGCTTAGTCACTGGTTCATACGACAGGACAGTCAGAGTATGGGATTTGAGAACTGGATTGTTGAGCAAGTTTCATGCATACAGTGAACCAATCTTATCTTTAGATTTATGTCAAGAGAATGCTGCGGTCATAGTCGCAAATGAAACAGCTGTTCAGATATACGATAGCAACAAGGATGAAAGCTGGTCTTGCGTCGAACAAGGTAACGAAGTTAACGTTACAGCCATTAAGtacaaagaaaactacATGGTTGAAGGCCGTGAGAGTGGAGATGTACATATTTGGGCGGTCTGA
- the CCT7 gene encoding chaperonin-containing T-complex subunit CCT7 (similar to Saccharomyces cerevisiae CCT7 (YJL111W); ancestral locus Anc_1.248), with product MNFGSQTPTIVVLKEGTDASQGRGQIISNINACVAVQEALKPTLGPLGSDILIVTSNQKTTISNDGATILKLLDVVHPAAKTLVDISRAQDAEVGDGTTSVTILAGELMKEAKPFLEEGISSHLIMKGYRKAVSMAVEKINELAVDITTEKSSGRELLERCARTAMSSKLIHKNADFFVKMCVDAVLSLDKNDLDDKLIGIKKIPGGAMEESLFINGVAFKKTFSYAGFEQQPKKFTNPKILSLNVELELKAEKDNAEVRVEHVEDYQAIVDAEWQLIFEKLRQVERTGANIVLSKLPIGDLATQYFADRDIFCAGRVSADDMNRVIQAVGGSIQSTTSDIKSEHLGTCALFEEMQIGSERYNLFQGCPQAKTCTLLLRGGAEQVIAEVERSLHDAIMIVKRALQNKLIVAGGGATEMEVSKCLRDYSKTIAGKQQMIINAFAKALEVIPRQLCENAGFDAIEILNKLRLAHSKGEKWYGVDFETENIGDNFAKFVWEPALVKINALNSATEATNLILSVDETITNKGSESANAGMMPPQGAGRGRGMPMQ from the coding sequence ATGAATTTTGGAAGTCAAACACCCACAATTGTGGTTCTAAAAGAAGGAACAGACGCATCTCAAGGTAGAGGACAAATCATCTCTAATATCAATGCTTGCGTTGCAGTTCAAGAGGCATTGAAACCGACCTTAGGACCCTTAGGCTCTGATATCTTGATTGTGACATCAAATCAAAAGACTACAATCTCTAACGATGGTGCCACGATCTTGAAATTATTGGACGTGGTACACCCCGCTGCTAAAACTTTGGTGGATATTTCTAGAGCTCAGGATGCTGAGGTTGGTGATGGGACAACTAGTGTGACGATTTTAGCTGGTGAGTTGATGAAGGAGGCCAAACCGTTTTTGGAGGAAGGCATTTCGTCTCATTTAATTATGAAGGGCTATAGGAAGGCTGTTTCTATGGCTGTCGAGAAGATAAACGAATTAGCTGTAGATATTACAACTGAAAAAAGCAGCGGCAGAGAACTACTTGAACGTTGTGCTAGAACTGCAATGTCGTCCAAGTTGATCCACAAAAATGcggatttttttgttaaaatgTGTGTTGACGCTGTTCTATCCCTTGATAAAAACGACTTAGATGACAAACTAATAGGTATTAAGAAAATTCCAGGTGGCGCTATGGAAGAATCCCTTTTCATCAACGGTGTGGCCTTCAAAAAGACGTTCTCATATGCTGGTTTTGAACAACAACCCAAAAAGTTTACCAATCCTAAAATTTTGAGTTTGAATGTAGAACTAGAGTTGAAAGCAGAAAAGGATAATGCTGAAGTACGTGTAGAACATGTTGAAGATTACCAGGCTATTGTAGATGCAGAATGGCAAttaatatttgaaaagttaaGACAAGTGGAAAGAACAGGCGCAAATATCGTGTTATCAAAATTACCCATTGGCGATTTAGCTACTCAATACTTTGCTGACCGAGACATCTTCTGTGCAGGTAGAGTGAGTGCAGACGATATGAATCGTGTCATCCAAGCAGTTGGCGGCTCTATACAGTCTACTACTTCTGATATAAAATCAGAGCATCTAGGTACTTGTGCCctatttgaagaaatgcAGATCGGTTCTGAGCGTTATAATTTATTCCAAGGCTGCCCACAAGCTAAAACATGTACATTGTTATTAAGAGGAGGTGCTGAGCAAGTTATAGCAGAAGTGGAAAGATCGTTGCACGATGCAATCATGATAGTTAAGAGAGCTCTACAAAATAAATTAATTGTTGCAGGTGGTGGTGCCACTGAAATGGAAGTATCTAAATGTTTAAGAGACTATTCAAAAACTATAGCTGGTAAGCAACAAATGATAATCAATGCCTTCGCCAAGGCTTTAGAAGTTATTCCAAGACAACTATGTGAAAATGCCGGGTTTGACGCAATAGAAATACTAAATAAATTAAGATTGGCTCATAGCAAAGGTGAAAAATGGTACGGTGTTGActttgaaacagaaaatattGGTGACAACTTTGCCAAATTCGTATGGGAACCAGCTTTAGTAAAAATCAATGCTTTAAACAGTGCCACAGAAGCTACTAATTTAATTTTATCTGTTGATGAAACAATTACGAATAAAGGAAGTGAAAGTGCTAATGCCGGTATGATGCCTCCTCAAGGGGCTGGAAGAGGGAGAGGTATGCCAATGCAATAA
- the ASF1 gene encoding nucleosome assembly factor ASF1 (similar to Saccharomyces cerevisiae ASF1 (YJL115W); ancestral locus Anc_1.242): MSIVSLLGIKVLNNPARFTDPYEFEITFECLESLKHDLEWKLTYVGSSRSLDHDQELDSILVGPVPVGVNKFVFSADPPSAELIPASELVSVTVILLSCSYDGREFVRVGYYVNNEYDEEELRENPPAKVQVDHIVRNILAEKPRVTRFNIVWDNENEGDLYPPEQPGVDDEEDDDEEDDDEEDDDEGEEDEEDDDQGDGEGEAEEAAEEEEEEEEKTEDNETNLEEEEEDIENSDGEEEEAEEEVEAAEKNENGSDKKRRKIEGHSTDIQSTPKDKTSPTN, translated from the coding sequence ATGTCAATTGTTTCACTATTAGGCATCaaagttttgaataatcCAGCCAGGTTTACTGACCCATATGAGTTTGAGATCACCTTTGAGTGCTTAGAATCTTTAAAACACGACCTAGAATGGAAACTGACCTACGTTGGGTCTTCTCGTTCGTTGGACCATGATCAAGAATTGGACTCAATTCTGGTAGGCCCTGTTCCCGTAGGTGTTAATAAGTTTGTGTTTTCTGCTGATCCTCCTTCTGCCGAACTGATTCCTGCCAGCGAACTGGTAAGTGTTACAGTTATACTATTAAGTTGTTCTTATGATGGGAGAGAGTTTGTTAGAGTAGGCTACTACGTGAATAATGAgtacgatgaagaagagttgAGAGAAAATCCGCCAGCAAAAGTACAAGTTGATCATATTGTAAGGAACATACTGGCTGAAAAGCCAAGAGTCACAAGGTTCAACATCGTTTGggataatgaaaatgaaggaGATTTGTACCCACCTGAACAGCCAGGagtagatgatgaagaggacgatgatgaagaagatgatgatgaagaagacgatgacgaaggtgaagaagatgaagaagatgacgacCAAGGAGACGGAGAAGGAGAAGCTGAGGAAGCAGCtgaggaagaggaagaggaagaggaaaagaCTGAAGACAATGAAACaaatcttgaagaagaggaagaagacataGAAAACAGCGACGGCGAGGAGGAAGaggcagaagaagaagtagaagCTGCAGAAAAGAACGAAAACGGCagtgataaaaaaaggaggAAAATAGAAGGCCATTCTACAGATATCCAATCTACCCCAAAGGACAAGACATCTCCAACAAACTGA
- the PHO86 gene encoding Pho86p (similar to Saccharomyces cerevisiae PHO86 (YJL117W); ancestral locus Anc_1.238): MAVQQRNNNSGRKSDKNAPSVPQVDALLDRPLDIDAPPTIYSVNLKPEYGTAALNLSADFIKQEQAQANKYLFFHPIILIVLAFGLLIYLTPRVYFPLRNTGSVAGWFYQLALINRREVLTGLVFTAIGASFLFTLLSRVSDSYFKSKINQLVASKGEKVFGINLNDLVARHETEDPVVNNTHIIVYRETPIALISLSPNMTLSTNENLVMSVTTVGCRRVYVKSGIIEDLIDWAMLHSKNIRNSGKYGETMKLLIDVYSFDNTFKEILKKKGFTYIQSIRVSENRLLGGLFGVKKELWGLQFHFKTENKH; the protein is encoded by the coding sequence ATGGCGGttcaacaaagaaataacAATTCCGGTAGAAAGTCCGATAAGAACGCCCCATCAGTCCCACAAGTGGATGCATTGTTGGACAGGCCGCTTGATATTGATGCCCCCCCTACTATCTATAGTGTCAATTTGAAGCCGGAATACGGTACAGCTGCGTTGAATCTGTCTGCTGATTTCAtcaaacaagaacaagcaCAGGCCAATAAGTATTTGTTCTTTCACCCCATCATTCTCATCGTTCTGGCCTTTGGGCTGCTTATTTACTTAACTCCAAGAGTCTATTTTCCTTTAAGAAATACGGGGTCCGTCGCCGGATGGTTCTACCAGCTGGCTCTAATCAATAGGAGAGAGGTCCTCACTGGGCTAGTGTTTACTGCGATCGGTGCGTCCTTCCTGTTCACCTTACTTTCTCGCGTATCCGACTCATATTTCAAGTCCAAGATTAACCAACTTGTCGCTTCAAAAGGTGAAAAGGTCTTTGGTATAAACCTGAACGATTTGGTGGCAAGACACGAAACGGAAGATCCAGTAGTAAACAATACACATATCATTGTTTATAGAGAAACACCCATTGCATTGATTTCGTTATCTCCTAACATGACCTTGTCTACCAATGAGAACTTAGTCATGAGTGTTACCACTGTGGGTTGTCGTCGTGTATATGTCAAAAGTGGTATTATCGAAGACCTGATTGACTGGGCTATGCTGCACTCtaaaaatattagaaaCAGCGGTAAGTATGGGGAGACCATGAAACTCTTGATCGATGTCTACTCATTCGATAACACATTTAAAGaaatcttgaagaaaaaaggtttCACTTATATTCAAAGCATTAGGGTCTCTGAAAACCGACTTTTAGGTGGATTGTTTGGTGTCAAGAAGGAATTATGGGGTTTACAATTCCATTTCAAAACCGAAAATAAGcactaa
- the NCA3 gene encoding SUN family protein NCA3 (similar to Saccharomyces cerevisiae NCA3 (YJL116C) and UTH1 (YKR042W); ancestral locus Anc_1.241) has protein sequence MKIFTALLLSSLSSVALSAPAPAPADGHHEDHHKDEKPAVVTVTQYIDLNAATKGADSAATTTTILNSSKKDFSEQKRDGGFQDGTVKCSDFPSANGIVSLDWLGFGGWASVMDMDANTSSECKDGYYCSYACEPGMSKTQWPSNQPGDGKSVGGLYCKNGYLYRTNTDTSDLCSTDETSAKAVNKKSDSIALCRTDYPGSENMVIPTLVDGGDSQPISVVDEDTYYQWQGKKTSAQYYINNAGVSVEDGCIWGTSGSDVGNWAPIVLGAGHTNGETYLSLIPNPNSNQAANFNVKIVASDGADVQGNCAYEDGSFIGDSSDGCTVSVLSGSAEFVFY, from the coding sequence atgaaaatttttacgGCTCTATTACTGTCATCCCTTTCTTCCGTTGCACTTTCTGCTCCCGCTCCCGCTCCTGCAGATGGGCATCATGAAGACCATCATAAAGACGAAAAACCGGCAGTCGTGACTGTTACGCAATACATTGATTTAAATGCCGCTACTAAGGGCGCTGACTCTGCTGCTACTACCACCACCATATTGAACTCTTCTAAAAAGGACTTTTCAGAGCAGAAACGCGATGGCGGATTTCAAGACGGTACCGTGAAGTGTTCAGACTTTCCTTCTGCCAACGGAATAGTTTCACTGGATTGGTTAGGATTCGGTGGATGGGCATCTGTTATGGACATGGATGCCAACACATCGTCCGAGTGTAAGGATGGTTATTACTGTTCTTATGCCTGTGAGCCTGGCATGTCGAAAACTCAATGGCCTTCCAATCAGCCAGGCGACGGTAAATCTGTCGGTGGCCTTTATTGTAAAAACGGTTATTTGTATCGTACTAACACTGACACTAGCGATCTGTGTTCCACGGATGAAACATCTGCCAAAGCTGTTAACAAAAAGAGCGACTCCATTGCTCTTTGTAGAACTGATTACCCAGGTTCTGAAAATATGGTCATCCCCACTCTGGTTGATGGTGGTGATTCACAGCCCATTTCTGttgttgatgaagataCCTACTATCAATGGCAGGGTAAAAAGACATCTGCTCAATACTACATAAACAACGCGGGGGTTTCTGTGGAAGATGGTTGTATATGGGGTACTTCAGGTTCGGATGTCGGAAACTGGGCTCCAATAGTGCTGGGCGCTGGTCATACTAATGGGGAAACCTATCTGTCGTTAATTCCAAACCCTAATAGTAACCAAGCCGCCAACTTCAATGTTAAAATTGTCGCATCCGACGGAGCTGATGTTCAAGGCAACTGTGCTTATGAAGACGGCTCTTTCATTGGAGATAGTTCTGATGGTTGCACAGTTTCTGTGCTATCCGGATCTGCTGaatttgttttctattaa